GGTGAAGGACCGGATCGCGCTGCGAATGGTCGAGGCCGCCGAGGCCTCCGGCGAGCTCAAGTCGGGCGGGACCATCGTGGAGCCGACCTCGGGCAACACCGGCGTGGGGCTGGCGATCGTCGCGCAGGCCAAGGGCTACAAGTGCGTCTTCGTGTGCCCGGACAAGGTCAGCGAGGACAAGCGCAACGTGCTCAAGGCGTACGGCGCCGAGGTGGTCGTCTGCCCGACCGCGGTGGCGCCGGAGCACCCCGGCTCCTACTACAACGTCTCCGACCGGCTGGTGCGCGAGATCGAGGGCGCCTGGAAGCCCAACCAGTACGCCAACGTCAACAACCCGCTCTCCCACTACGAGAGCACCGGCCCGGAGATCTGGGAGCAGACCGAGGGCCGGATCACGCACTTCGTGTGCGGCATGGGCACCGGCGGCACGATCAGCGGCACCGGGAAGTACCTCAAGGAGCAGAACCCCGACGTGCAGGTGATCGGCGCCGACCCGGCCGGCTCGGTCTACTCCGGCGGCACCGGCCGGCCCTACCTCGTCGAGGGCGTCGGCGAGGACTTCTGGCCGACGACGTACGACCCCGAGATCGCCGACCGGGTCATCGAGGTCTCCGACGCGGACTCCTTCGCGATGACCCGCCGGCTGGCCCGCGAGGAGGCGCTGCTGGTCGGCGGCTCCTGCGGCATGGCCACCGTCGCCGCGGCCCAGGTGGCCGCGGAGCTGGCCGGCACCCCGGAGGGCAAGGACGCGGTGATCGTGGTGCTGCTGCCCGACTCCGGCCGCGGCTACCTGACCAAGATCTTCAACGACGAGTGGCTCGCCCAGTACGGTTTCCTGCCGGCCGCCGGCGGCCAGACCGTCGGCGAGGTGCTGCGCGGCAAGAGCGGCCAGCTCCCCGACCTGGTGCACACGCACCCCACCGAGACCATCGCGGAGGCCGTGCACATCCTCCAGGAGTACGGCGTCTCGCAGATGCCCGTGGTGCGGGCGGAGCCGCCGATCGTCGCCGCGGAGGTCGCCGGCTCGGTCTCGGAGCGCAAGCTGCTCGACGCGCTGTTCGCCGGGCACGCCAAGCTCGCCGACCAGGTGGAGGCGCACATGGACGCGCCGCTGCCGAGCATCGGGGCGGGGGAGCCGGTCTCCGACGCGGTGGCCGCGCTCGAGGGCGCCGACGCGCTGCTGGTGCAGGAGGACGGCAAGCCGGTCGGCGTCGTCACCCGGCAGGACCTGCTGGCCTACCTCGCCAGCGGGAGCTGAGGGGGAGCCGTCGTGGGCTGGATCGGACCGGCGTCCAAGAATGGCGCCAAGATGGCCGCGAAGTACGGCCCCTTCGTCCTCCAGGCCTGGAAGGTCGCCGGGCCGAAGGTCAAGGAGTACTCCGCGGCCAAGAGCGACGAGCTCGCCCAGCGGGCCAAGGCGTTCCAGGACGCGGAGTCCCGGGTCGACGGCTCGGTGCTGCGGGTGCCGCACCAGGGCCGGCCGGTGTTCGTGGTCCTGACCGGGGAGGAGCCGGTCGCCTCCTACCCGGTGGTCGAGGAGCCGCTGGACGCGCTGATCGACCGGGTGGACCTCTCCCGGCGCGTCACGCCGCAGCAGCGACGGGAGCGGCAGCTGCGCAGCCGCGCCGCCGCGGTCCGCCGGCGGGCGGCGGCCCGGGGCCGCGACGTGACCCGCCGCCGCCCGCCGTACTGAGCCGGCACCCGCAGGCTCAGCGCAGCCGCCGCGCCAGGGTCGGGTCCGGGACCGCGGCCACGCCGGGGTGCAGGATGCCGGCCAGCGCCTCCACCCCGTCCACCAGCCGCGGACCCGGCCGGGCGAACGACGCGTTCGCGTCGACCGCCCACACCGGCACCTCAGCGGGCAGAGCGCCGGAGGCGACCAGCTGCTCGGTGAGCCCGACCGACTGCTCGAGGCCGAAGCCGCACGGCGCGGCCACGACCACCTCGGGCCTGGCGGCGCGCACGTCGGCCCAGCTGGTCCGGAAGGACTTTTCCCCGGCCGTCCCGAGGACGTTCGTGCCGCCGGCCAGCACGGCCATCTCCGGGACCCAGTGGCCGGGCGCGAACGGCGGGTCGGTCCACTCCAGGACCAGCACCCGCGGCCGCGGCCGGCCGGCGACCCGGCGTATGACCTGATCGACGCGGGCCCGCAGCGCGCTCACCAGGTCCGCGGCGGCGGACTCCCGTCCGGTGGCGGCGCCCAGGACGCCCACGGAGTCCAGCACCTGCTCGAAGGTGTGCGGGTCGATGGTGAGCACCTCGGCGGTGCAGCCGAGGTGGGACAGCGCGTCGTCGACGACCGAGACGTCGACGGCGCAGACCGCGCACAGGTCCTGGGTGACCACCAGGTCGGCGTCCAGGCCGGCCAGCG
The DNA window shown above is from Nocardioides mesophilus and carries:
- a CDS encoding cystathionine beta-synthase; the encoded protein is MRYVNSLLDLVGNTPLVRLHHVVPPGDDAPLVLAKVEYLNPGGSVKDRIALRMVEAAEASGELKSGGTIVEPTSGNTGVGLAIVAQAKGYKCVFVCPDKVSEDKRNVLKAYGAEVVVCPTAVAPEHPGSYYNVSDRLVREIEGAWKPNQYANVNNPLSHYESTGPEIWEQTEGRITHFVCGMGTGGTISGTGKYLKEQNPDVQVIGADPAGSVYSGGTGRPYLVEGVGEDFWPTTYDPEIADRVIEVSDADSFAMTRRLAREEALLVGGSCGMATVAAAQVAAELAGTPEGKDAVIVVLLPDSGRGYLTKIFNDEWLAQYGFLPAAGGQTVGEVLRGKSGQLPDLVHTHPTETIAEAVHILQEYGVSQMPVVRAEPPIVAAEVAGSVSERKLLDALFAGHAKLADQVEAHMDAPLPSIGAGEPVSDAVAALEGADALLVQEDGKPVGVVTRQDLLAYLASGS
- a CDS encoding cobalamin-binding protein, which gives rise to MRIVSLLPSTTEILFALGAGDDVVGVTFECDHPAEARSRTIVSTSAMPEGLAPGAIDDFVAEAMRNGEDLYHLDEGALAGLDADLVVTQDLCAVCAVDVSVVDDALSHLGCTAEVLTIDPHTFEQVLDSVGVLGAATGRESAAADLVSALRARVDQVIRRVAGRPRPRVLVLEWTDPPFAPGHWVPEMAVLAGGTNVLGTAGEKSFRTSWADVRAARPEVVVAAPCGFGLEQSVGLTEQLVASGALPAEVPVWAVDANASFARPGPRLVDGVEALAGILHPGVAAVPDPTLARRLR